A section of the Lepus europaeus isolate LE1 chromosome 10, mLepTim1.pri, whole genome shotgun sequence genome encodes:
- the LOC133768638 gene encoding LOW QUALITY PROTEIN: solute carrier family 26 member 10-like (The sequence of the model RefSeq protein was modified relative to this genomic sequence to represent the inferred CDS: deleted 1 base in 1 codon; substituted 1 base at 1 genomic stop codon): MSGLRGARTRPGLGETSDLKYPLGTRLREPLTEVRFQQLFGGAEQEPELPAESFWPRLWRLRARACSRRGAWRLLQARLPPLRWLPSYRWRAWLLGDAVAGVTVGVVHVPQGMAFALLTSVPPVFGLYTSFFPVLIYSLLGTGRHLSTGTFAVLSLMTGSVVERLVPEPLAGNLSEIEREQLDAQRVGAAAALAFGSGALMLAMFALQLGVLATFLSEPVVKALTSGAAMHVLVSQLPSLLGLSLPRQIGCFSLFKTLAAVLMALPRSSPAELTISALSLALLVPVKELNVRFRDRLPTPIPGEVVMVLLATVLCFTSSLDTRYNVQIVGLLPEGVRDXFPQPLFPNLAELPGTLANSLPIALVTFAVSASLASIYADKYCYTIDSNQELLAHGVSNLISSLFSCFPNSATLATTSLLVDAGGNTQLAGLFSCTVVLSVLLWLGPFFYYLPKAVLACINISSMRQMFFQMHELPQLWRISRVDFAVWMVTWVAVVTLSLELGLAVGVVFSMMTVVCRTQRVQCLALGHAAGTELYRPLRDSHELLQVPGLCILSCPMPLYFGTRGQFRRSLECHLGLGERGKDTPKPEGPPDTVAEPVRVAILDFSGVTFADAAGAREVAQLACRCQDAGIHLLLAQCNASVLGTLTRAGLLDTVTPEQLFVSVQDAAAHALERLELTGPKICTVWL; the protein is encoded by the exons ATGAGTGGGCTACGGGGCGCCAGGACCCGGCCAGGCCTGGGAGAGACCTCCGACCTGAAGTACCCGCTGGGCACCAGGCTCAGGGAACCTCTCACTGAGGTTCGGTTCCAGCAGCTTTTCGGGGGCGCAGAGCAGGAACCCGAGCTCCCGGCAGAGTCCTTCTGGCCCAGGCTCTGGAGGCTTCGGGCCCGCGCTTGCTCCAGGCGGGGGGCGTGGCGCCTGCTGCAGGCGCGGCTGCCCCCGCTGCGCTGGCTGCCCTCGTACCGCTGGCGGGCCTGGCTGCTCGGGGATGCCGTGGCCGGAGTGACCGTGGGCGTCGTGCACGTGCCCCAGG GCATGGCCTTTGCCCTCCTGACCTCCGTGCCCCCAGTGTTCGGACTCTACACATCTTTCTTCCCCGTCCTTATCTACAGCTTGCTGGGCACTGGGAGACATCTGTCCACGG GAACCTTTGCGGTCCTCAGCCTCATGACCGGCTCGGTGGTAGAGCGGCTGGTGCCCGAACCCCTTGCGGGGAACCTGAGCGAGATCGAGCGGGAGCAGCTGGACGCCCAGAGAGTTGGGGCGGCCGCGGCATTGGCCTTCGGGAGCGGGGCGCTGATG CTGGCGATGTTCGCGCTGCAGCTCGGCGTCCTGGCCACCTTTCTGTCCGAGCCTGTGGTCAAGGCGCTGACCAGCGGGGCCGCGATGCACGTgctcgtgtcccagctgccgAGCCTTTTGGGGTTGTCCCTCCCCCGCCAGATcggctgcttctctctcttcaaG ACGCTGGCCGCCGTGCTGATGGCGCTGCCCCGGAGCAGTCCGGCCGAACTGACCATCTCGGCGCTCAGCCTGGCGTTGCTGGTACCGGTGAAGGAATTGAACGTGAGGTTCCGAGACAGGCTGCCCACCCCGATCCCAGGGGAAGTCGTCATG gtgcttctggccACCGTGCTCTGTTTCACCTCCTCCCTGGACACAAGATACAACGTTCAGATAGTGGGGCTGCTGCCCGAAGGGGTGAGAGACTG ATTTCCCCAGCCCCTCTTCCCCAACCTGGCTGAGCTGCCTGGGACTCTGGCCAACTCGCTGCCCATTGCACTGGTTACTTTTGCCGTGTCCGCCTCCCTGGCCTCCATCTATGCAGACAAGTATTGT TACACCATTGACTCCAACCAG GAGCTCTTGGCGCATGGTGTCTCCAAcctcatttcctccctcttctcttgCTTCCCCAACTCTGCCACGCTGGCCACGACCAGCCTTCTCGTGGATGCTGGTGGGAATACACAG cTGGCAGGCCTCTTCTCCTGCACAGTGGTCCTGTCCGTGCTGCTGTGGCTCGGGCCCTTCTTCTACTACCTGCCCAAG GCTGTCCTGGCTTGCATCAACATCTCCAGCATGCGCCAGATGTTCTTCCAGATGCACGAACTGCCCCAACTCTGGCGCATCAGCCGTGTGGACTTT GCTGTGTGGATGGTCACATGGGTGGCTGTGGTGACCCTGAGCCTGGAGTTGGGTCTGGCCGTGGGTGTGGTCTTCTCTATGATGACCGTGGTCTGCCGTACTCAGAG ggtgcagtGCCTGGCACTTGGACACGCTGCGGGGACTGAGCTCTACAGGCCGCTCAGAGACAGCCACGAG CtcctgcaggtgcctgggctcTGCATCCTGAGCTGCCCAATGCCTCTCTACTTTGGGACCCGCGGGCAGTTCCGTCGCAGCCTAGAGTGTCACCTGGGGCTTGGAGAAAGAGGCAAG GACACTCCAAAGCCAGAAGGCCCACCTGACACAG TTGCTGAGCCTGTCAGAGTGGCAATCCTAGACTTCAGTGGTGTGACCTTTGCAGatgctgctggggccagggaggtggCACAG CTAGCCTGCCGATGCCAAGACGCTGGGATCCATCTCCTGCTGGCTCAGTGTAATG CCTCAGTGCTGGGGACACTGACCCGGGCAGGCCTCCTGGACACAGTGACCCCAGAGCAGCTGTTTGTCAGTGTCCAGGATGCAGCCGCTCATGCCTTGGAGAGACTG GAGctcactggccccaagatttgcACAGTGTGGCTCTGA
- the ARHGEF25 gene encoding rho guanine nucleotide exchange factor 25 isoform X3: MRGVHKGGRCACPRVIRKVLAKCGCCFARGGRESYSVAGSEGSISASAASGLAAPSGLSSGLSSGPCSPGPPGPVSGLKRWLDHSRHCLSVETEADGGQAGPYENWMLEPALAAGEELPGLTLLTTLLEGPGDKTQPREEETLSQAPESEEEQKKKALERSMYVLSELVETEKMYVDDLGHIVQGYMATMATQGVPESLRGRDRIVFGNIQQIYEWHRDYFLQELQRCLKDPDWLAQLFIKHERRLHMYVVYCQNKPKSEHVVSEFGDSYFEELRQQLGHRLQLNDLLIKPVQRIMKYQLLLKDFLKYYSRAGMDTEELQRAVEVMCFVPKRCNDMMTLGRLRGFEGKLTAQGKLLGQDTFWVTEPEAGGLLSARGRERRVFLFEQIVIFSEALGGGARGGTQPGYVYKSSIKVSCLGLEGNLQGDPCRFALTSRGPEGGVQRYVLQAAEPAVSQAWIKQVAQILESQRDFLNALQSPIEYQRRESQTNSLGRPGGPGVGSPGRTQPGDRAQASTRTPINGSLPSLLLMPKGEVARAPLPLDTQALRDIPQAPRDPPPVPVTPPTPPCQARLAKLDEDEL, translated from the exons ATGCGGGGGGTGCACAAGGGGGGTCGCTGCGCCTGTCCCCGTGTGATCCGAAAAGTGCTGGCAAAATGCGGCTGCTGCTTCGCCCGGGGGGGACGTG aATCCTATTCCGTTGCTGGCAGTGAGGGGAGCATATCAGCTTCTGCTGCCTCGGGTCTGGCTGCCCCCTCTGGCCTCAGCTCAGGCCTGagctctggtccctgttccccggGCCCGCCAGGGCCAGTCAGTGGCCTGAAGAGATGGCTAGATCATTCCAGACATTGCCTgagtgtggaaactgaggcagacgGTGGCCAGGCGGGACCCTATGAG AACTGGATGCTGGAGCCAGCTCTAGCTGCaggagaggagctgccaggactgacCTTACTGACCACGTTATTGGAAGGTCCTGGAGATAAGACACAG CCCCGGGAAGAGGAGACTTTGTCCCAAGCCCCTGAGAGCGAGGAGGAACAGAAGAAGAAGGCTCTGGAAAGGAGTAT gtacGTCCTGAGCGAACTGGTGGAGACTGAGAAAATGTACGTGGACGACCTGGGGCACATTGTGCAG GGCTACATGGCCACCATGGCAACTCAGGGGGTGCCCGAGAGTCTTCGCGGCCGCGACAGGATTGTGTTCGGGAACATCCAGCAGATTTACGAATGGCACCGAGA CTATTTCCTGCAGGAGCTACAGCGGTGCTTGAAGGATCCTGATTGGCTGGCTCAGCTATTCATCAAACAC GAGCGGCGGCTGCATATGTACGTGGTGTACTGTCAGAATAAGCCCAAGTCAGAGCACGTGGTATCAGAGTTTGGGGACAGCTACTTTGAG GAGCtcaggcagcagctggggcatCGCCTGCAGCTGAATGACCTCCTCATCAAACCTGTGCAGCGGATCATGAAATACCAGCTGCTACTCAAG GATTTCCTCAAGTATTACAGCAGAGCTGGCATGGACACTGAGGAGCTGCAG CGAGCCGTGGAGGTCATGTGCTTCGTGCCCAAGCGCTGCAACGACATGATGACCTTGGGGAGACTTCGAGGATTtgag GGCAAGCTGACCGCTCAGGGGAAGCTCTTGGGTCAGGACACATTCTGGGTCACGGAGCCTGAGGCTGGGGGGCTGCTGTCTGCCCGGGGGCGAGAGAGGCGTGTCTTCCTCTTTGAGCAAATTGTCATCTTCAGCGAGGCCCTAGGAGGAGGCGCGCGAGGCGGAACGCAACCTGGTTACGTATATAAGAGCAGCATCAAG GTGAGCTGCCTGGGCCTGGAGGGGAACCTCCAAGGGGACCCTTGCCGCTTCGCACTGACCTCCAGAGGGCCAGAGGGTGGCGTCCAGCGCTACGTCCTGCAGGCTGCTGAGCCTGCCGTGAGCCAGGCCTGGATCAAGCAGGTGGCACAGATCCTGGAAAGCCAGCGGGACTTTCTCAATG CCTTGCAGTCACCTATTGAGTACCAGAGACGGGAGAGCCAGACCAACAGCCTGGGGCGGccagggggccctggggtggggagccCTGGGAGAACTCAGCCTGGAGACCGGGCCCAGGCCAGCACACGGACACCCATCAAcggctctctcccctccctgctgctgaTGCCCAAAGGGGAGGTGGCCAGAGCACCCTTGCCCCTGGACACACAG GCCCTCCGTGACATCCCCCAGGCTCCTCGGGACCCTCCCCCAGTCCCTGTGACTCCCCCGACCCCGCCCTGCCAGGCCAGACTTGCCAAGCTGGACGAAGATGAGCTGTAA
- the ARHGEF25 gene encoding rho guanine nucleotide exchange factor 25 isoform X2 gives MKPPDRPAPGRTDRILGVMGGMLRACAVPGQDGPPKRSPQGPGCIEPEANCAEAGPSREREESYSVAGSEGSISASAASGLAAPSGLSSGLSSGPCSPGPPGPVSGLKRWLDHSRHCLSVETEADGGQAGPYENWMLEPALAAGEELPGLTLLTTLLEGPGDKTQPREEETLSQAPESEEEQKKKALERSMYVLSELVETEKMYVDDLGHIVQGYMATMATQGVPESLRGRDRIVFGNIQQIYEWHRDYFLQELQRCLKDPDWLAQLFIKHERRLHMYVVYCQNKPKSEHVVSEFGDSYFEELRQQLGHRLQLNDLLIKPVQRIMKYQLLLKDFLKYYSRAGMDTEELQRAVEVMCFVPKRCNDMMTLGRLRGFEGKLTAQGKLLGQDTFWVTEPEAGGLLSARGRERRVFLFEQIVIFSEALGGGARGGTQPGYVYKSSIKVSCLGLEGNLQGDPCRFALTSRGPEGGVQRYVLQAAEPAVSQAWIKQVAQILESQRDFLNALQSPIEYQRRESQTNSLGRPGGPGVGSPGRTQPGDRAQASTRTPINGSLPSLLLMPKGEVARAPLPLDTQALRDIPQAPRDPPPVPVTPPTPPCQARLAKLDEDEL, from the exons ATGAAGCCCCCGGACCGCCCCGCCCCTGGCCGCACTGACCGGATACTGGGGGTCATGGGGGGCATGCTGCGCGCATGCGCCGTACCCGGGCAGGATGGG CCCCCTAAGAGAAGCCCCCAGGGCCCGGGGTGTATCGAGCCAGAGGCTAACTGTGCCGAGGCGGGTCCGAGCCGGGAGCGCGAAG aATCCTATTCCGTTGCTGGCAGTGAGGGGAGCATATCAGCTTCTGCTGCCTCGGGTCTGGCTGCCCCCTCTGGCCTCAGCTCAGGCCTGagctctggtccctgttccccggGCCCGCCAGGGCCAGTCAGTGGCCTGAAGAGATGGCTAGATCATTCCAGACATTGCCTgagtgtggaaactgaggcagacgGTGGCCAGGCGGGACCCTATGAG AACTGGATGCTGGAGCCAGCTCTAGCTGCaggagaggagctgccaggactgacCTTACTGACCACGTTATTGGAAGGTCCTGGAGATAAGACACAG CCCCGGGAAGAGGAGACTTTGTCCCAAGCCCCTGAGAGCGAGGAGGAACAGAAGAAGAAGGCTCTGGAAAGGAGTAT gtacGTCCTGAGCGAACTGGTGGAGACTGAGAAAATGTACGTGGACGACCTGGGGCACATTGTGCAG GGCTACATGGCCACCATGGCAACTCAGGGGGTGCCCGAGAGTCTTCGCGGCCGCGACAGGATTGTGTTCGGGAACATCCAGCAGATTTACGAATGGCACCGAGA CTATTTCCTGCAGGAGCTACAGCGGTGCTTGAAGGATCCTGATTGGCTGGCTCAGCTATTCATCAAACAC GAGCGGCGGCTGCATATGTACGTGGTGTACTGTCAGAATAAGCCCAAGTCAGAGCACGTGGTATCAGAGTTTGGGGACAGCTACTTTGAG GAGCtcaggcagcagctggggcatCGCCTGCAGCTGAATGACCTCCTCATCAAACCTGTGCAGCGGATCATGAAATACCAGCTGCTACTCAAG GATTTCCTCAAGTATTACAGCAGAGCTGGCATGGACACTGAGGAGCTGCAG CGAGCCGTGGAGGTCATGTGCTTCGTGCCCAAGCGCTGCAACGACATGATGACCTTGGGGAGACTTCGAGGATTtgag GGCAAGCTGACCGCTCAGGGGAAGCTCTTGGGTCAGGACACATTCTGGGTCACGGAGCCTGAGGCTGGGGGGCTGCTGTCTGCCCGGGGGCGAGAGAGGCGTGTCTTCCTCTTTGAGCAAATTGTCATCTTCAGCGAGGCCCTAGGAGGAGGCGCGCGAGGCGGAACGCAACCTGGTTACGTATATAAGAGCAGCATCAAG GTGAGCTGCCTGGGCCTGGAGGGGAACCTCCAAGGGGACCCTTGCCGCTTCGCACTGACCTCCAGAGGGCCAGAGGGTGGCGTCCAGCGCTACGTCCTGCAGGCTGCTGAGCCTGCCGTGAGCCAGGCCTGGATCAAGCAGGTGGCACAGATCCTGGAAAGCCAGCGGGACTTTCTCAATG CCTTGCAGTCACCTATTGAGTACCAGAGACGGGAGAGCCAGACCAACAGCCTGGGGCGGccagggggccctggggtggggagccCTGGGAGAACTCAGCCTGGAGACCGGGCCCAGGCCAGCACACGGACACCCATCAAcggctctctcccctccctgctgctgaTGCCCAAAGGGGAGGTGGCCAGAGCACCCTTGCCCCTGGACACACAG GCCCTCCGTGACATCCCCCAGGCTCCTCGGGACCCTCCCCCAGTCCCTGTGACTCCCCCGACCCCGCCCTGCCAGGCCAGACTTGCCAAGCTGGACGAAGATGAGCTGTAA
- the ARHGEF25 gene encoding rho guanine nucleotide exchange factor 25 isoform X1: MKPPDRPAPGRTDRILGVMGGMLRACAVPGQDGPPKRSPQGPGCIEPEANCAEAGPSREREGEVLARPPQPESYSVAGSEGSISASAASGLAAPSGLSSGLSSGPCSPGPPGPVSGLKRWLDHSRHCLSVETEADGGQAGPYENWMLEPALAAGEELPGLTLLTTLLEGPGDKTQPREEETLSQAPESEEEQKKKALERSMYVLSELVETEKMYVDDLGHIVQGYMATMATQGVPESLRGRDRIVFGNIQQIYEWHRDYFLQELQRCLKDPDWLAQLFIKHERRLHMYVVYCQNKPKSEHVVSEFGDSYFEELRQQLGHRLQLNDLLIKPVQRIMKYQLLLKDFLKYYSRAGMDTEELQRAVEVMCFVPKRCNDMMTLGRLRGFEGKLTAQGKLLGQDTFWVTEPEAGGLLSARGRERRVFLFEQIVIFSEALGGGARGGTQPGYVYKSSIKVSCLGLEGNLQGDPCRFALTSRGPEGGVQRYVLQAAEPAVSQAWIKQVAQILESQRDFLNALQSPIEYQRRESQTNSLGRPGGPGVGSPGRTQPGDRAQASTRTPINGSLPSLLLMPKGEVARAPLPLDTQALRDIPQAPRDPPPVPVTPPTPPCQARLAKLDEDEL, translated from the exons ATGAAGCCCCCGGACCGCCCCGCCCCTGGCCGCACTGACCGGATACTGGGGGTCATGGGGGGCATGCTGCGCGCATGCGCCGTACCCGGGCAGGATGGG CCCCCTAAGAGAAGCCCCCAGGGCCCGGGGTGTATCGAGCCAGAGGCTAACTGTGCCGAGGCGGGTCCGAGCCGGGAGCGCGAAGGTGAGGTCCTCGCCAGGCCTCCGCAGCCCG aATCCTATTCCGTTGCTGGCAGTGAGGGGAGCATATCAGCTTCTGCTGCCTCGGGTCTGGCTGCCCCCTCTGGCCTCAGCTCAGGCCTGagctctggtccctgttccccggGCCCGCCAGGGCCAGTCAGTGGCCTGAAGAGATGGCTAGATCATTCCAGACATTGCCTgagtgtggaaactgaggcagacgGTGGCCAGGCGGGACCCTATGAG AACTGGATGCTGGAGCCAGCTCTAGCTGCaggagaggagctgccaggactgacCTTACTGACCACGTTATTGGAAGGTCCTGGAGATAAGACACAG CCCCGGGAAGAGGAGACTTTGTCCCAAGCCCCTGAGAGCGAGGAGGAACAGAAGAAGAAGGCTCTGGAAAGGAGTAT gtacGTCCTGAGCGAACTGGTGGAGACTGAGAAAATGTACGTGGACGACCTGGGGCACATTGTGCAG GGCTACATGGCCACCATGGCAACTCAGGGGGTGCCCGAGAGTCTTCGCGGCCGCGACAGGATTGTGTTCGGGAACATCCAGCAGATTTACGAATGGCACCGAGA CTATTTCCTGCAGGAGCTACAGCGGTGCTTGAAGGATCCTGATTGGCTGGCTCAGCTATTCATCAAACAC GAGCGGCGGCTGCATATGTACGTGGTGTACTGTCAGAATAAGCCCAAGTCAGAGCACGTGGTATCAGAGTTTGGGGACAGCTACTTTGAG GAGCtcaggcagcagctggggcatCGCCTGCAGCTGAATGACCTCCTCATCAAACCTGTGCAGCGGATCATGAAATACCAGCTGCTACTCAAG GATTTCCTCAAGTATTACAGCAGAGCTGGCATGGACACTGAGGAGCTGCAG CGAGCCGTGGAGGTCATGTGCTTCGTGCCCAAGCGCTGCAACGACATGATGACCTTGGGGAGACTTCGAGGATTtgag GGCAAGCTGACCGCTCAGGGGAAGCTCTTGGGTCAGGACACATTCTGGGTCACGGAGCCTGAGGCTGGGGGGCTGCTGTCTGCCCGGGGGCGAGAGAGGCGTGTCTTCCTCTTTGAGCAAATTGTCATCTTCAGCGAGGCCCTAGGAGGAGGCGCGCGAGGCGGAACGCAACCTGGTTACGTATATAAGAGCAGCATCAAG GTGAGCTGCCTGGGCCTGGAGGGGAACCTCCAAGGGGACCCTTGCCGCTTCGCACTGACCTCCAGAGGGCCAGAGGGTGGCGTCCAGCGCTACGTCCTGCAGGCTGCTGAGCCTGCCGTGAGCCAGGCCTGGATCAAGCAGGTGGCACAGATCCTGGAAAGCCAGCGGGACTTTCTCAATG CCTTGCAGTCACCTATTGAGTACCAGAGACGGGAGAGCCAGACCAACAGCCTGGGGCGGccagggggccctggggtggggagccCTGGGAGAACTCAGCCTGGAGACCGGGCCCAGGCCAGCACACGGACACCCATCAAcggctctctcccctccctgctgctgaTGCCCAAAGGGGAGGTGGCCAGAGCACCCTTGCCCCTGGACACACAG GCCCTCCGTGACATCCCCCAGGCTCCTCGGGACCCTCCCCCAGTCCCTGTGACTCCCCCGACCCCGCCCTGCCAGGCCAGACTTGCCAAGCTGGACGAAGATGAGCTGTAA